In Hevea brasiliensis isolate MT/VB/25A 57/8 chromosome 13, ASM3005281v1, whole genome shotgun sequence, a single genomic region encodes these proteins:
- the LOC110660697 gene encoding tRNA(adenine(34)) deaminase, chloroplastic gives MYNSYISSAVLTLRTKGSLSFSFNDYSNLLSERFDKNPLPSSLSQCCSRCSCCSCCASSFATYRVPISPSLFYGLRQSTLIQWSPCRRLILGGRNRYYYRVPAYGLDDDCYEVSCSFKKKSGGERIERRRKGRVGHINLRERRRLSSVDDAEAVISLLSEEVTECLGERLQEGSSSKRVELEKRSNYGGECQPQRRKNGRLGLLESDSKSQFELDTDELRREGYRKEESEECRRKRDTEEFRKKEDREDFRRKEEREGKEERKIVPRVKNRRERKAISSFSSYYSLSSTGGSESDKETQNEHVGSLEESSSTYKKELWSEENTFEGQVVEEFKRHGEDGGQGKVLEQGTGTRSAGAVWDLRKKSEKQLTEIDEMQSREESSQLYSRMARTSASDHEKVSNSHKQIDNENEKLTLAVNLEKGTRKQYNQTGDLVTEQPQFRRKYQEITHMEDIQGKNGKSTSQYQRQFNVREENLTADADLVGERMGENCSTVGQSAGNSNIRRNNTAMSEIGNVDTERVSNLQRQYESRMKIHEEDSAVRSVWETNEKCQQTFEQITGQTESRRDSQWLSERSEIQDSTRKMSLQSETGMRNQEVSMDVVYHLAEEAKEQRSPTKGKAIGRIQSRKESQNVTNISVNVTNVSLVHASDIERVNDSQITSKNRIIDQGSELTSVLKPTQQTRERDDQTDERISQIKSRNKAHMTSEISSFQEKTSQEASSSQAFRNMVSQSRMQQIDVEGDYRSSQAIMMPPSPQVVARGSLCVDPTSGIATQEALTETSESSLSAFNNNSGERTPTSQQELYDRDRKGEIYGEPSKLLGPEDALGAAHRQEESSMQFVGEFVQRARHEVLTSEITKQKVSNQNLMYEGEKDKRKSSVQNVSEELLLKEKDSRRSSVGSGVKGPSDEMWDVADPSFQEPSETEDPEGSTATKNTVVKRTGRSLWGIIADIVRLRWGSRAETPKSTRRSGGKGSSNDSVNSEAWFSGHDPEENSDKTVERERSSMAKEVSSSRHLQLMETSSRGQGKESDMIGSKNKIRQLEGDTSSSPTILKSGSTTKGISSPEEENLVWRQDGKSSQGTRSQDGKNSQVFPPSTEVGEASFVPLPSSGMNTLIVEESYGRATTDATISGSTDLMEQPASAKLTEVSSLDGNDGVLKQRRLQRNKQVLRDRFDEWEEAYIRESEQRKVDEMFMREALLEAKKAADTWEVPVGAVLVQNGKIIARGYNLVEELRDSTAHAEMICIREASNHLRSWRLAEATLYVTLEPCPMCAGAILQARIDTLVWGAPNKLLGADGSWIRLFPGGENGSERTDKPAPPVHPFHPKMTIRRGIMASECADVMQQFFQLRRKKKVKSEDLPPQPSLPIASHQSKILSKMHDIFHAFLCL, from the exons ATGTACAATTCTTACATTAGCTCAGCTGTGTTGACACTTAGAACTAAAGGGTCTCTTTCGTTTTCCTTCAACGACTACTCTAACTTATTGAGTGAAAGATTTGACAAGAACCCGTTACCATCATCACTATCGCAATGTTGTTCACGCTGTAGTTGTTGTTCTTGTTGTGCGTCATCATTTGCCACGTATAGGGTGCCAATAAGCCCTAGCTTATTTTATGGGTTGAGGCAATCCACTCTTATTCAATGGTCGCCTTGTAGAAGGTTGATCTTGGGTGGCAGGAACCGGTACTATTACCGAGTCCCTGCTTATGGACTTGATGATGATTGTTATGAGGTTTCTTGCTCTTTTAAGAAGAAAAGTGGCGGGGAAAGAATTGAGAGGAGAAGGAAGGGAAGGGTTGGGCACATAAATTTGCGTGAAAGGCGGCGTTTGAGTAGTGTTGATGATGCTGAGGCTGTGATCAGCTTGTTGAGTGAGGAGGTGACTGAGTGTTTAGGTGAGAGACTTCAAGAGGGGAGTTCTTCAAAGAGAGTGGAACTGGAAAAGAGAAGTAATTATGGTGGTGAATGTCAGCCGCAGAGGAGAAAGAATGGTAGGTTGGGTTTATTGGAGAGCGATTCCAAGAGCCAGTTTGAGTTGGATACCGATGAGTTGAGGAGGGAAGGGTATAGAAAGGAGGAGAGTGAAGAGTGTAGAAGGAAGAGAGATACAGAGGAGTTTAGAAAGAAGGAAGACAGGGAAGATTTTAGAAGGAAAGAAGAAAGGGAGGGGAAGGAAGAAAGGAAAATTGTTCCAAGAGTTAAGAATCGCAGGGAAAGGAAAGCTATTTCTAGCTTTTCATCTTATTACTCGCTATCTTCCACTGGAGGTAGTGAGAGTGATAAGGAAACTCAAAATGAGCATGTTGGTTCACTGGAAGAATCATCAAGTACATATAAGAAAGAACTATGGAGTGAAGAGAATACATTTGAGGGGCAAGTGGTGGAAGAGTTTAAAAGGCATGGAGAAGATGGGGGGCAAGGAAAAGTTTTGGAGCAGGGAACTGGTACGAGAAGTGCTGGTGCTGTCTGGGATTTGAGAAAGAAATCTGAGAAGCAACTTACTGAGATTGATGAAATGCAGTCCAGAGAGGAATCCTCACAATTGTACTCAAGAATGGCAAGGACCAGTGCAAGTGATCATGAGAAGGTGTCAAATTCTCATAAACAAATTGATAATGAGAATGAGAAATTAACTTTGGCAGTCAATTTGGAGAAAGGAACAAGAAAGCAATATAATCAGACAGGTGACTTGGTCACAGAACAGCCTCAATTCAGAAGAAAATACCAGGAAATTACTCATATGGAGGATATCcaaggaaaaaatggaaaatcAACCTCCCAATACCAAAGGCAGTTCAATGTTAGAGAAGAAAACCTGACAGCAGATGCAGATTTGGTTGGGGAAAGAATGGGCGAAAATTGCAGTACAGTTGGTCAAAGTGCTGGAAACAGTAACATAAGAAGAAATAACACTGCTATGTCAGAAATTGGAAATGTTGATACCGAAAGAGTTTCTAATTTGCAGAGGCAATATGAGTCTAGAATGAAGATCCACGAAGAAGATAGCGCTGTGAGGTCGGTATGGGAGACAAATGAGAAATGCCAGCAAACATTTGAACAGATAACTGGACAAACTGAGTCAAGAAGAGATTCACAATGGCTGTCTGAAAGATCAGAAATTCAAGATAGTACTAGAAAGATGTCTTTGCAATCGGAAACTGGAATGAGGAACCAGGAAGTAAGTATGGATGTTGTTTATCATTTGGCTGAAGAAGCAAAAGAGCAAAGGTCCCCCACTAAAGGAAAAGCTATAGGGAGAATTCAATCCAGAAAAGAATCCCAAAATGTCACTAATATATCTGTGAATGTCACTAATGTATCATTAGTTCATGCTAGTGATATAGAAAGAGTTAATGATTCTCAGATAACTTCAAAAAACAGAATAATTGATCAAGGAAGTGAATTGACATCAGTTTTGAAACCCACTCAGCAAACCAGAGAAAGAGATGATCAAACCGATGAAAGAATCAGTCAAATCAAATCAAGAAACAAAGCCCACATGACCTCTGAAATATCAAGTTTTCAAGAAAAAACTTCACAAGAGGCCTCTAGTTCTCAAGCATTCCGTAATATGGTTTCCCAATCAAGAATGCAACAGATTGATGTGGAGGGGGACTACAGAAGTTCTCAGGCAATAATGATGCCCCCTTCTCCTCAGGTGGTAGCTCGAGGTTCATTGTGTGTTGATCCAACTAGTGGAATAGCAACCCAAGAAGCTCTCACAGAAACTTCTGAAAGCAGCTTGAGTGCTTTTAATAACAATTCAGGAgagagaactccaacttcacagCAGGAGCTATATGACAGAGATAGGAAGGGTGAGATTTATGGGGAGCCTTCAAAACTTTTAGGCCCAGAAGATGCTTTGGGTGCAGCTCATCGTCAAGAGGAGTCATCCATGCAGTTTGTTGGGGAATTCGTGCAGAGAGCAAGGCATGAAGTGTTGACCTCTGAAATCACAAAGCAGAAAGTTTCCAACCAAAATTTAATGTATGAAGGTGAGAAGGACAAAAGAAAGAGTTCAGTTCAAAATGTTTCAGAAGAATTACTGTTGAAAGAAAAGGACTCAAGGCGATCATCTGTTGGTTCTGGAGTAAAGGGCCCTTCTGATGAAATGTGGGATGTGGCAGACCCATCTTTTCAGGAACCTTCAGAGACAGAAGACCCAGAGGGCAGCACAGCAACTAAGAATACTGTTGTTAAGAGGACTGGACGGTCCTTGTGGGGTATTATAGCAGATATAGTTCGACTGCGCTGGGGTTCACGTGCTGAAACCCCCAAGTCAACTAGAAGATCAGGTGGAAagggttcttcaaatgattcggTTAATAGTGAGGCATGGTTTTCTGGTCATGACCCCGAAGAAAACAGTGATAAAACTGTGGAAAGGGAAAGAAGCAGCATGGCGAAAGAAGTTTCCTCTTCTCGTCACCTGCAACTAATGGAAACTTCTAGTCGAGGCCAGGGAAAAGAGTCTGACATGATTGGATCAAAGAACAAAATAAGACAACTTGAAGGAGATACATCATCTTCTCCAACTATATTAAAAAGTGGGTCCACAACAAAAGGTATTTCCTCTCCTGAAGAGGAAAACCTTGTTTGGAGACAAGATGGAAAGAGTTCTCAAGGAACAAGGAGCCAAGATGGAAAGAATTCTCAAGTTTTCCCTCCTAGCACAGAAGTTGGGGAAGCATCATTTGTACCATTGCCTTCCAGTGGCATGAATACTCTAATTGTAGAAGAAAGTTATGGTAGGGCTACAACTGACGCGACTATTAGTGGCTCAACGGATCTAATGGAGCAACCTGCTAGTGCAAAGTTAACTGAAGTGTCAAGCCTTGATGGGAATGATGGAGTGTTGAAACAAAGGAGACTTCAGCGGAACAAGCAAGTCTTAAGGGACAGATTTGATGAATGGGAAGAAGCATATATACGTGAAAGTGAGCAGCGAAAAGTTGATGAAATGTTTATGAGAGAAGCACTGCTAGAAGCCAAGAAGGCTGCTGATACTTGGGAGGTACCTGTTGGGGCTGTTCTGGTGCAAAATGGGAAAATTATTGCTCGTGGCTAtaattt AGTGGAGGAGTTACGGGACTCCACTGCCCATGCAGAAATGATTTGTATACGAGAGGCTTCAAACCATCTCCGGAGCTGGAGGCTTGCG GAGGCTACACTTTATGTAACACTTGAACCATGCCCTATGTGTGCTGGAGCAATACTTCAAGCAAGAATAGACACGCTTGTGTGGGGAGCTCCCAATAAGCTTCTTGGAGCCGATGGAAGCTGGATCAG ACTTTTTCCTGGAGGAGAAAATGGCTCAGAACGGACAGATAAGCCAGCTCCTCCAGTCCATCCTTTCCATCCAAAAATGACAATCCGGCGAGGGATAATGGCATCAGAGTGTGCGGATGTGATGCAGCAATTCTTCCAGCTTAggagaaagaaaaaggtgaaGAGTGAAGATTTGCCTCCCCAGCCATCTCTTCCTATTGCGAGTCATCAATCAAAAATCCTTAGTAAGATGCATGATATTTTCCATGCATTCTTGTGTTTGTAA
- the LOC110660693 gene encoding lysine-rich arabinogalactan protein 19 — MDSMFLVSILAYLCFPLIITNAQAPAASPVTLPTTPPPTTTTLPPTTTTPPPITTPTPPTQSPVSAATPPAAVTPISSPTPKVAPTISPTIPSPQIPPPQPPQTPPIAAPAQPPVLPPPPATPPPPALPPPQVPPAPAQAPTAPAPGPTKEAPVPSPATPTPTPVLAPAPAPAPSPATPPAPVPAPPPLAPTPELVPSPAPPPPHKHKKKRRHRHKKHHHPPASAPSPTPPSPPAPPAPVAVTDSEDTAPAPSPDLNGGNAMYQLGGRPGMWARTLAICFMLLVTGYNF, encoded by the exons ATGGATTCAATGTTTTTGGTTTCCATCTTGGCTTACCTCTGCTTTCCTTTAATTATTACTAATGCTCAAGCACCAGCAGCATCACCGGTGACTTTGCCTACTACACCTCCACCTACCACTACCACGCTTCCACCAACTACCACCACACCCCCGCCAATAACAACACCAACTCCACCAACACAATCACCAGTAAGTGCAGCAACACCTCCAGCTGCAGTCACTCCTATATCATCACCAACTCCTAAAGTAGCACCAACTATCAGCCCAACTATCCCATCCCCtcaaattccaccaccacaaccgccACAAACTCCTCCAATTGCAGCTCCAGCTCAACCACCTGTACTGCCACCACCACCAGCTACACCACCACCACCTGCTTTACCACCACCACAAGTGCCCCCTGCTCCAGCCCAAGCTCCTACAGCACCAGCACCAGGACCAACTAAGGAAGCACCAGTACCATCTCCAGCAACACCAACACCAACACCGGTATTGGCACCAGCACCAGCACCAGCACCATCACCAGCTACTCCTCCAGCCCCAGTACCAGCTCCTCCACCACTGGCCCCAACACCAGAATTAGTGCCTTCACCTGCACCACCTCCTCCACACAAGCACAAGAAGAAAAGAAGGCACAGGCACAAGAAGCATCATCATCCACCTGCATCAGCACCATCACCAACTCCCCCCAGCCCACCAGCCCCACCTGCACCAGTGGCAGTAACAGATTCTGAGGATACAGCCCCTGCACCATCCCCAGATCTG AATGGAGGAAATGCAATGTATCAGCTAGGAGGAAGGCCAGGAATGTGGGCAAGGACATTAGCTATTTGCTTTATGCTGCTTGTTACAGGCTACAATTTTTAG
- the LOC110660692 gene encoding phosphate transporter PHO1 homolog 1: MVKFSKQFEGQLVPEWKEAFVDYWQLKKDIKKFHFLNSNTNTSKHHHQQRAFLSNFFSSIQKYSPIPFSHQHRDHGPIQVHKKLASSVSKEDMYETEVIEQFDQDTEAAKEFFACLDLQLNKVNQFYKTKEKEFLDRGESLKKQLDILTELKAVFKQQRGNGTTSQDSKEDASISCTISCEDDSGNDRTEEEQGQETNTDDLEKNEVLDSPRSEEIEKSMRMKREENKLGTLSGRVFNCQGKNLKINIPLTTPSRTFSAISYLVWEDLVNQSSKKCNPEGKRLHINKTKLHHAEKMIKRAFVELYKGLSYLKTYRNLNLLAFIKILKKFDKVTGKQVLPIYLKAVESSYFNSSDKALNLVDEVEELFVRHFAQEDRRKAMKYLKPQQHKESHSVTFFIGLFTGCFIALLAGYVIMAHITGMYRRQPDTVYMETVYPVLSMFSLVFLHFFLYGCNIFMWRKTRINYSFIFELAPTKELKYRDVFLICTVAMTAVVGVMFIHLSFLTKGYSYAQVQAIPGLLLLVFLSLLFCPFNICYRSSRYRFLCVIRNIILSPLYKVVMLDFFMADQLCSQVPMLRNLEYVACYYITGSFKTQDYGYCMRAKHYRDLAYAVSFLPYYWRAMQCARRWFDEGRTSHLVNLGKYVSAMLAAGAKVAYEKERSAGWLCLLVIVSSAATVYQLYWDFVEDWGLLQMNSKNPWLRNDLMLRRKFIYYFSMGLNLILRLAWLQTVLHSNFEHVDYRVTGLFLAALEVIRRGQWNFYRLENEHLNNAGKFRAVQTVPLPFHEVDEED; this comes from the exons ATGGTGAAGTTCTCCAAGCAATTTGAGGGTCAGCTTGTGCCTGAGTGGAAAGAGGCCTTTGTTGATTACTGGCAGCTCAAGAAGGACATCAAAAAGTTCCATTTTCTTAATAGTAATACAAACACCTCCAAGCACCACCACCAACAACGTGCGTTTCTATCCAACTTCTTTTCTTCTATCCAGAAGTACTCCCCGATTCCATTTTCCCATCAACATAGAGACCATGGACCCATTCAA GTCCATAAGAAACTTGCATCGTCGGTGAGTAAGGAAGATATGTATGAAACAGAAGTTATTGAACAATTTGATCAGGATACTGAAGCGGCCAAGGAGTTCTTTGCATGTTTGGACCTTCAACTTAACAAAGTGAATCAATTTTACAAAACTAAGGAGAAAGAGTTCTTGGATAGAGGGGAATCCTTGAAGAAACAACTGGACATTCTCACTGAGCTCAAAGCTGTTTTCAAGCAACAGCGTGGGAATGGAACTACCTCTCAGGACTCCAAGGAGGATGCATCTATATCATGCACCATCTCTTGCG AGGACGACTCTGGAAATGACAGAACAGAAGAAGAGCAGGGGCAAGAAACTAACACAGACGACCTGGAAAAAAATGAAGTGCTAGATTCTCCAAGATCCGAAGAGATAGAAAAATCAATGAGAATGAAAAGAGAGGAGAACAAACTGGGGACACTCTCAGGTCGTGTTTTCAATTGCCAGGGAAAAAACTTAAAGATAAACATTCCTCTAACGACACCTTCTCGAACCTTTTCTGCAATTAGTTATCTAGTTTGGGAAGATTTAGTTAACCAGTCCTCCAAGAAATGCAACCCTGAAGGAAAGAGACTGCATATTAACAAAACAAAGTTGCATCATGCAGAGAAGATGATTAAACGAGCTTTTGTTGAGCTCTATAAAGGATTGAGTTACCTCAAGACTTACAG GAACTTGAACTTGCTAGCTTTTATAAAGATTTTGAAGAAGTTTGACAAG GTCACTGGAAAGCAAGTTCTTCCCATCTATCTAAAGGCTGTTGAAAGCTCCTATTTTAACAGCTCTGACAAG GCATTGAATTTAGTTGATGAAGTTGAGGAGCTATTTGTTAGACATTTCGCTCAAGAGGACAGAAGAAAGGCCATGAAATATCTTAAACCCCAACAACATAAAGAATCACACAGTGTAACCTTCTTCATTG GATTGTTCACCGGATGCTTCATCGCCCTTCTTGCTGGATATGTTATAATGGCTCATATTACAGGGATGTATAGACGACAGCCAGATACAGTCTACATGGAAACTGTATACCCTGTGCTTAG CATGTTCAGCCTGGTGTTCCTACACTTCTTTCTGTATGGTTGCAACATTTTTATGTGGAGGAAGACTAGGATAAATTATAGCTTCATTTTTGAATTGGCCCCTACCAAGGAGCTTAAGTACAGAGATGTGTTCTTGATTTGTACTGTAGCCATGACTGCTGTAGTTGGAGTCATGTTTATTCATTTGTCATTTCTTACAAAAGGGTATTCGTATGCGCAAGTTCAAGCCATCCCTGGTCTTCTGTTATTG GTGTTCTTGTCATTGCTATTTTGCCCCTTCAATATATGCTACCGGTCTAGTCGTTACCGTTTCCTTTGTGTAATAAGGAACATCATTTTGTCACCTCTATATAAG GTTGTGATGCTGGATTTCTTCATGGCTGATCAACTCTGTAGTCAG GTGCCAATGCTTAGGAACCTTGAGTACGTTGCGTGTTACTATATAACTGGGAGCTTCAAAACGCAGGACTATGGCTACTGCATGAGGGCCAAGCATTACCGCGATCTTGCCTATGCTGTGTCCTTCCTGCCCTACTACTGGAGAGCTATGCAG TGTGCCAGGCGATGGTTCGATGAAGGACGGACAAGCCACCTTGTCAATCTAGGCAAGTATGTATCAGCAATGTTAGCAGCAGGAGCCAAAGTGGCCTATGAGAAGGAAAGGAGTGCGGGATGGCTGTGTCTTCTTGTGATTGTGTCAAGTGCTGCAACAGTGTACCAATTGTATTGGGACTTTGTAGAGGATTGGGGTTTGCTCCAAATGAATTCGAAGAATCCTTGGCTAAGGAATGATTTAATGCTTCGTCGAAAGTTCATTTACTACTTCTCCATG GGATTGAACCTTATCCTCAGGCTTGCTTGGTTACAGACAGTTCTGCATTCAAATTTTGAACATGTTGATTACAGAGTAACTGGGCTATTTTTGGCTGCCCTTGAAGTCATTAGAAGAGGGCAGTGGAATTTTTACAG GTTGGAGAATGAGCATCTAAATAATGCTGGAAAGTTTAGAGCCGTTCAAACAGTACCACTTCCTTTTCATGAAGTGGATGAGGAAGACTAA